The following proteins are co-located in the Phoenix dactylifera cultivar Barhee BC4 unplaced genomic scaffold, palm_55x_up_171113_PBpolish2nd_filt_p 001840F, whole genome shotgun sequence genome:
- the LOC120109127 gene encoding calmodulin-2/4 has protein sequence MRSLGQNPTEAELQDMINEVDADGNGTIDFPEFLNLMARKMKDTDSEEELKEAFRVFDKDQNGFISAAELRHVMTNLGEKLTDEEVDEMIREADVDGDGQINYEEFVKVMMAK, from the coding sequence ATGCGGTCACTGGGGCAGAATCCAACTGAGGCAGAGTTGCAGGACATGATAAATGAGGTTGATGCTGATGGCAATGGAACTATTGACTTCCCAGAATTCCTCAACCTGATGGCCCGTAAGATGAAGGATACTGACTCAGAGGAGGAACTCAAGGAGGCCTTCCGAGTGTTTGACAAGGATCAGAATGGCTTCATCTCAGCTGCTGAGCTCCGCCATGTCATGACCAACCTTGGTGAGAAGCTGACAGATGAGGAGGTTGACGAGATGATCCGTGAGGCTGATGTTGATGGTGACGGCCAGATCAACTATGAGGAATTTGTCAAAGTCATGATGGCCAAGTGA